GGATCGATGATGGAGGCGTTGAAATTCGCGTCCTGGATGGACTCGCGGCGATAGCTGAATTTACCGGTTACGTAAAAGCTGTCGAGCAGGATGCGACCTTCGGTTTCCGCGATCTGCCGGTTGCCGGAAGCGCCTTCCTGCGGGCGGCGGAAATCGCCGTCGTAGGCTTCATATCCCGCTTTGATCTGCGAATAGCGGTATGGGCCGTCCAGCTTAAGACCGGCGGGGTTGCCCGACTGCTCCCACAAACTGCGCTGTTGCCGCAGCTCCAGGGCTGCGGGCGCGTTGGAATTGGATTTTTGCTGCGCCAGGGCCACCGATCCGGTAGCGGCGAGCAATATGGTGATATATAGTTTCTTCATCATTATTAGCTGTTACGGGTGCTTACTTCGTATGATTCCAGGCGGGCATTCTGGCGCCGTGACGGCGGAACTGCGGTTTCACACCGCGCTCGAAGTCTTCGGTACTGTTGTTGGTATCCAGGTAGATCGGGGTGCCGTCGTCGTTCTTTTGGTCGGACACTTTGCGGGCCACGCCGAGCGAATTATAAGTGGCGCCCACGTAGGTCATGCCGGCGTCCAGCACCGAGGGTACGCGCTTGGCGGCGATCATGTTTTCGTTATGCCCCGCTTCCACGGCGTCCAGCACGTAGCGGATAGGCACCTTGGCGAATACGGAAGTGGAGGTGGAAGCCAGGTTGCGTGTTTTGAGCGCCGGGTTATTCACCGGGTCGTACACCTCGCCTTCCGGCACGCGGAAGATGACGTAAGCCCCGCCGAATACAGACACCAGGTATTGCGGCAGCGTTCCCTTGCCGGCGTTGCCATTGTAGAAAACGTGCTCCATATCCGGCGCCGGCTGATCCGGGAAATTGGGATTGTTCATATTGAACTCGAACTCGGAGGAAGAACAGTCGATCGGTGAAGTGGGACTGTACTGCGGCAGCTGGTGGTTGGCCGCGAACTGAGCCATGGAGAAGGATTCTCCGGGCGCCAGCGGGTGTTCCGTGCCGTTGCCGGGCACTTTCCAGATGCGTTCCGCGTAAGCGAAATTATTGCCGTCCTCCTCCGGCCAGCGCGGCAGCGTGGTGGTGGCCGTGGTCGGCGTCAGGTTGGCGAAGTAAAGGCCATCGAGATAGATCGTATCGGTGGAGTTGTTGTATACTTCGTAAAACTGGTTACGGAAATAAAACGGCGTGGTTCCCGCGAAGAAGATCTCCGAGAACACGAGCGGACTAACTTTCAGCCCGGCTACGTCGATTTCGACGAGGATATCGTTTTTGGTTACCGGGAAATTGATCTTCGCACCGTTGAGGTAAAACACGTCGCCATTGGCGTCTTCCACCCTGCCGCTCACATTGATGCTGTACAAGCCGGGAATGAGGCCGTCTACCGCCGTCACATCCGATCCCAGGGCATCCTCCTTCCGGAAGCCTTCTGTGAAGTTTTCGAACACCACTTTCAGTCCTTCGGTGTTGGTGATGTTGGACATGGTGGATTTGGCTTTCACCCGGATGGTGTAGTTGCCTACCTTTTCCGTATCCAGCCCTTCATTTATTTTCCTGCAGCTGCCCGTCAACACTGTTACCAGTACCGCGGCCGCCATGAGCCATGTTGCATTTTTCATGTGCTTGCTGTTAAAGTTTTAACGATAATTCCAGCCCGTAGAAGAAGCGGTTGCCCCGTTTCTCGTAAGTGCCCGGTACGCGTTTGGATTCCGCGCGCTGGTAAGTCCTGAACATATTGTTGGCGAAGAACGACACCCGCATGTAATCAGCGATTTCCTTGGAAACGTTGATATTGAAGGTCACGAGCGGCGGCCAGGATTCTTTCACCTCCGTGATGCGGTTGACGTTGCGGAGGAGGTCCTTGAACTCGGGCTCATCTTTGCGTTTCACATCGTAATCATACACCTGTCCATCTTCTTTCGAGATATATTTCACCGGGATGCTGTCGTTGCCGAAACGCTGGTAATTGCTTTCATTCCAGATTACCTGCGTGGTAAACGTTACCACGAAACCGAGGCGGGGAATGTTATGGGTGGCGCGCAACATCGTTACGGCCGACTGGTCATATCTTTTCACCATTCCAGCTTCGTACAACCCGATGTGCGTTCTGTCGGAGCCCGCGTTGCCGCTGAACTCGTCGAAGTACGTATAATCCTTGTTATAGCTTTCGGTGGTGAGCAGCGCGCCGTTCAGGGAGAAGGCGGTGCGGATGGCTTTGAAGCGCCCCAGGTCGAGGTCCATCTCGATGCCTTTGGTGCGCGAAACAAGGTTGTTGGTAGGCATGTAGAAGCCCGCGAGCACGTTGTTGCTGGCCGCCAGTTCGTAGATGGGTTGCGACCCATCACCAGTACGACGGTATTCGTTGAACACAACGGGTTTATAGCCATAGATGGAGCGGTTCATGGAATACCCGTTATCCATGTTCTCCTTGTAACCCGTTACGCGCAGGGTGGCCTGGTTTACATTCAGGCGGAAGCCGATCTCGGCCTTTTCATTCCTGGCGATTTCCAGTTGGGGATTTTCGGTGTTGAATACGCGTGTGGTGGTCATAAGCACCTGCTGGTCTGCCGGGATATTGCTCACCCCGATCTCGTTGATGTTCACATATTCGAAATAGGCTTGTTCGGGATGGAGGTACATTACCGAAGGCGCTTTGGCCAGTTTACCGTAGGCGCCGTTGATGCTGAAAATCTGCGGAACGATTTCCAGGCTGGCGTTCAGCCGGGGCGATAGCGCGTGTTCACCGCCGGAGAAATGATCGAAGCGCAAACCGGCGGACAGTTCAAACCTGCGGCCCGCCACCCGGGTATTGAAGTTTTCCTCCGCATACAGCCCAACCTGCGTCAATGCCGGAATATCTTTGAAAGCGCGTTTCCGGAAAGTAGAATTGACGGAAGAGAAGCTGCGCATCGGGGGCATGGTGTCGGAGAATGTTTTACCATCACCGAAGTTTTTGTCCGATTTGAAATCCGCCCCGAGGATCCAGCGGTGGTTGGTAGCCCCGATTTTGTTGAAGAACGTGGCCGACGCCTTGAAGAACGTATTCAACTCTTTACCGTTGATATCATACCGGCCCATGTATGTGCTGGGCAGATAAGTGGCAAAGTAGCCCTGATCGAGGGGATTGTCCGTATTCAGCTTGTTGCCGTCCACATCGAAAATATCGGTGCCGGGTTTATTGGTAAGCATGCTGCCGTTGTTCGTAGTCATGGAATACGGCGCGTTCGCGGCGGTATTCTGCGTTTCGTAGAAACTATTTTTCACCGTATATCCTACCCTTGCCACATAATTGATGTTACGCAGCCACAATTTTTTATTGATGCGATATGTACCGCGGGTGTTGAAGATGAAACCGAGATCTTCACCGCTGGAGGCGGTTTTGGTCACCTGATCGTCTGGGTTGGCGTTGCGCGAGTCTTTACCATATAACAGGTCGAGCGAGGTGGTGGTGGACAGCTGCCTGAAGAAGGTATTGGAATACATGGCCCTGCCGGTAAAGCGGCGGTACTTCAGGTATTGCTGCACGGGATCGTTGGTGTTGTAGGCGTAGTCCAACCCGAGGTTCAGCGCACCGCTGCGTTTGCCGAGGTTGAAGCCCTTGTCGGCCGACAACTGGTAAACATTCGGATTCGTACGGCCCTGGATAGTGAGCGGTTGCGCGCCGGCCTTGGTGTTCACGATCACTACGCCGGCCGTTACGTCGCCATACTCCACCCCGGGAACGCCGC
Above is a genomic segment from Chitinophaga pollutisoli containing:
- a CDS encoding DUF4876 domain-containing protein: MKNATWLMAAAVLVTVLTGSCRKINEGLDTEKVGNYTIRVKAKSTMSNITNTEGLKVVFENFTEGFRKEDALGSDVTAVDGLIPGLYSINVSGRVEDANGDVFYLNGAKINFPVTKNDILVEIDVAGLKVSPLVFSEIFFAGTTPFYFRNQFYEVYNNSTDTIYLDGLYFANLTPTTATTTLPRWPEEDGNNFAYAERIWKVPGNGTEHPLAPGESFSMAQFAANHQLPQYSPTSPIDCSSSEFEFNMNNPNFPDQPAPDMEHVFYNGNAGKGTLPQYLVSVFGGAYVIFRVPEGEVYDPVNNPALKTRNLASTSTSVFAKVPIRYVLDAVEAGHNENMIAAKRVPSVLDAGMTYVGATYNSLGVARKVSDQKNDDGTPIYLDTNNSTEDFERGVKPQFRRHGARMPAWNHTK
- a CDS encoding TonB-dependent receptor plug domain-containing protein — translated: MLLIPVTALAQQDKKAYRIGGTVYETRANKSRPLHYASVSIPAYGIIAQTDGNGRFELPNVPAGATSLQVRFLGKVTIDTVLQIQGDKDLQFTMLQSDFRLVEVNVTAKTTTGGNGTTSRISRAAIDHLQANSLADVMALIPGGVTVNPDLTNAKQLNIRNAGANTENMNAFGTTVMMNGAPMSNNANLQSLAPGITGGSASIGGGASPNAGFDVRNISMNNVESVEVIRGVPGVEYGDVTAGVVIVNTKAGAQPLTIQGRTNPNVYQLSADKGFNLGKRSGALNLGLDYAYNTNDPVQQYLKYRRFTGRAMYSNTFFRQLSTTTSLDLLYGKDSRNANPDDQVTKTASSGEDLGFIFNTRGTYRINKKLWLRNINYVARVGYTVKNSFYETQNTAANAPYSMTTNNGSMLTNKPGTDIFDVDGNKLNTDNPLDQGYFATYLPSTYMGRYDINGKELNTFFKASATFFNKIGATNHRWILGADFKSDKNFGDGKTFSDTMPPMRSFSSVNSTFRKRAFKDIPALTQVGLYAEENFNTRVAGRRFELSAGLRFDHFSGGEHALSPRLNASLEIVPQIFSINGAYGKLAKAPSVMYLHPEQAYFEYVNINEIGVSNIPADQQVLMTTTRVFNTENPQLEIARNEKAEIGFRLNVNQATLRVTGYKENMDNGYSMNRSIYGYKPVVFNEYRRTGDGSQPIYELAASNNVLAGFYMPTNNLVSRTKGIEMDLDLGRFKAIRTAFSLNGALLTTESYNKDYTYFDEFSGNAGSDRTHIGLYEAGMVKRYDQSAVTMLRATHNIPRLGFVVTFTTQVIWNESNYQRFGNDSIPVKYISKEDGQVYDYDVKRKDEPEFKDLLRNVNRITEVKESWPPLVTFNINVSKEIADYMRVSFFANNMFRTYQRAESKRVPGTYEKRGNRFFYGLELSLKL